The following proteins come from a genomic window of Flavobacteriales bacterium:
- a CDS encoding iron-sulfur cluster assembly accessory protein codes for MIKVSESAKNQAVKLMSEEHAGQEAFIRVGVKGGGCSGLMYDLKFDTEMGPEDKVFEDNGVKIVVDRKSFLYLVGTELDYSGGLNGKGFIFKNPNADRTCGCGESFSI; via the coding sequence ATGATTAAGGTAAGTGAATCTGCTAAAAATCAAGCTGTTAAGCTGATGAGTGAAGAACATGCCGGTCAAGAAGCCTTTATCCGAGTTGGCGTAAAAGGAGGGGGTTGCTCCGGATTGATGTACGATCTGAAGTTTGATACGGAGATGGGTCCGGAGGATAAGGTGTTTGAGGATAATGGGGTAAAAATTGTGGTGGACCGCAAGAGCTTTCTTTATTTGGTGGGTACGGAGTTGGATTATTCCGGCGGATTAAATGGCAAGGGTTTCATTTTTAAAAATCCGAACGCCGATCGTACCTGTGGCTGTGGAGAATCATTTTCAATATAA
- a CDS encoding DUF59 domain-containing protein, whose translation MDKRQLEDEIIKIIKTVYDPEIPVDIFELGLIYEIKIDDDINVEVIMTLTSPSCPAAESLPGEVEKKVGGIEHVKSAKVTITFDPPWTKEMMSEEAQLELGFM comes from the coding sequence ATGGACAAGAGACAATTAGAAGATGAAATCATTAAAATCATAAAGACCGTTTATGATCCGGAAATTCCTGTCGATATTTTTGAACTGGGATTGATTTATGAGATTAAGATTGATGATGATATTAATGTGGAGGTGATCATGACCCTGACCTCACCTTCTTGTCCGGCAGCAGAAAGTTTACCCGGTGAAGTTGAAAAGAAGGTAGGAGGAATTGAGCATGTTAAAAGCGCAAAAGTCACTATTACGTTTGATCCGCCATGGACAAAAGAAATGATGAGCGAAGAAGCGCAATTGGAGTTAGGTTTTATGTAA
- a CDS encoding cysteine desulfurase: protein MEEIRALFPLLSTRVNGKPLVYLDNGATSQKPQELIDCISRYYTSQNANIHRGVHTLSQEATALYEESRIALQSFINARFSHEIIFTSGTTQGINLVAHSFGRRYLREGDEILISALEHHSNIVPWQIICEERSAKLRVIPMNENGELQLDKLDELLSSKTKLLALTHVSNSLGTINPIKEIIEKAHKKNVPVLVDGAQAVQHLQVDVQELDCDFYVFSGHKMFGPTGTGVLYGKEKWLNEMPPYMGGGDMIKTVTFEKTEYNDLPFKFEAGTPNIADGIAMKAAVDFINRIGYSKIQHIEEELLVEATQRLSSIEGLRIYGTSHSKAGVISFNIEGLHPYDVGTILDQQGIAVRTGHHCTQPIMDYYQIPGTVRASFSFYNSMSDIDALYNGILKAIKMLKR from the coding sequence GTGGAAGAAATCAGAGCTTTGTTCCCATTGCTAAGTACCAGGGTTAATGGTAAACCACTGGTGTATCTCGATAATGGTGCTACATCTCAAAAGCCACAAGAACTTATTGATTGCATTTCCAGGTATTATACTTCACAAAATGCCAACATCCATCGTGGTGTGCATACCTTAAGTCAGGAAGCTACCGCATTGTATGAAGAAAGCAGAATAGCACTGCAATCTTTTATCAATGCAAGATTTTCGCATGAAATTATATTTACGAGTGGAACAACCCAGGGGATTAATCTTGTTGCGCATTCGTTTGGCAGGAGATATCTTAGGGAGGGCGACGAAATTTTAATTTCTGCTTTGGAGCACCATAGCAATATTGTCCCCTGGCAAATCATTTGCGAAGAGCGTTCAGCTAAACTCAGAGTGATTCCCATGAATGAAAATGGAGAATTACAACTCGATAAGTTAGATGAATTGCTTTCATCAAAAACGAAGTTGCTTGCTTTAACCCATGTTTCGAATTCTTTGGGGACTATCAACCCGATAAAAGAAATCATCGAAAAAGCGCATAAAAAGAATGTACCGGTATTGGTGGACGGAGCGCAAGCTGTTCAGCACCTTCAGGTGGATGTTCAAGAACTGGATTGTGATTTTTATGTTTTTTCCGGTCATAAAATGTTTGGTCCCACAGGCACCGGTGTGTTATACGGAAAAGAAAAGTGGTTAAACGAAATGCCGCCATATATGGGAGGTGGCGATATGATAAAAACAGTGACCTTCGAAAAAACGGAATACAACGATTTACCCTTTAAATTTGAAGCAGGCACACCCAATATTGCAGATGGAATTGCCATGAAGGCAGCTGTTGATTTTATTAATCGTATTGGTTATTCCAAAATTCAGCACATCGAAGAAGAGCTTCTTGTTGAGGCCACGCAGCGTTTGAGTTCTATTGAGGGATTACGTATTTATGGAACTTCCCATTCAAAGGCGGGAGTCATCTCATTTAATATTGAAGGATTGCATCCTTATGATGTGGGTACCATTCTGGATCAGCAAGGTATTGCTGTAAGAACGGGTCACCACTGTACCCAGCCTATAATGGATTACTATCAAATTCCGGGCACAGTTCGCGCTTCATTTTCTTTTTATAATTCAATGAGCGATATCGATGCGTTGTATAATGGAATTCTTAAAGCAATAAAAATGTTGAAACGCTAA
- the thiL gene encoding thiamine-phosphate kinase, whose translation MLENKENRTELSDLGEFGLIQHLAEHVNLHQGDTLKGIGDDAAVIDKGNGKVTLLSTDMMAEGVHFDLGYVPLKHLGYKAAASNISDICAMNGKATQLLVSIAISNRFSLEAVEELYAGILLACDKYKVDLVGGDTSSSRSGLIINITAIGEGEKNKISYRSGAKKNDLLVVSGDLGGAYMGLQILERENRIFRENPSIQPDLSGHDYILERQLKPEPRADVIDILDQLQIVPTSMIDISDGLASEVMHLCKASGHGAHLYIEKIPLDPSTISTAEEFNLEPVTCALNGGEDYELLFTIQQSDYDKIKSNPHFTVIGHITDQQEKAMLITQNGEAIELKAQGWNHFS comes from the coding sequence ATGCTAGAAAATAAAGAAAACCGTACTGAACTTTCGGACCTGGGCGAATTTGGATTAATTCAACATCTCGCCGAACACGTTAACCTTCACCAGGGTGATACATTAAAAGGAATTGGCGACGATGCCGCTGTTATTGATAAAGGAAACGGAAAGGTAACTTTACTCAGTACAGACATGATGGCCGAGGGAGTACATTTCGATTTAGGTTATGTGCCACTTAAGCATCTCGGATATAAAGCAGCTGCAAGTAATATTTCCGATATCTGCGCCATGAATGGAAAGGCAACCCAACTGTTGGTTTCTATTGCCATTTCAAATCGTTTTTCGTTGGAAGCGGTGGAAGAATTATATGCCGGAATATTATTGGCATGCGATAAATACAAAGTTGATTTAGTTGGTGGCGATACCAGTTCCTCCAGATCCGGACTCATCATTAATATCACCGCCATCGGTGAAGGAGAAAAAAATAAAATCAGTTACCGATCGGGTGCTAAAAAAAATGATTTGCTTGTTGTAAGCGGAGATTTAGGTGGTGCCTATATGGGACTTCAAATTCTTGAGCGCGAAAACAGAATTTTCCGTGAGAATCCTTCCATTCAACCTGACCTAAGTGGACATGATTACATTTTGGAACGTCAGCTAAAACCCGAACCCCGAGCAGATGTGATCGACATTCTTGATCAACTACAGATTGTCCCCACTTCAATGATCGACATCAGCGATGGATTAGCCAGTGAGGTGATGCATCTTTGTAAAGCATCCGGTCATGGCGCACATCTATACATTGAAAAAATTCCTTTGGATCCTTCCACCATTTCTACAGCTGAAGAATTCAATCTTGAACCTGTTACCTGTGCATTAAATGGAGGAGAAGATTATGAACTTCTGTTTACCATTCAACAATCGGATTACGATAAAATAAAATCGAATCCGCATTTTACGGTTATTGGTCACATTACCGATCAACAGGAAAAGGCCATGCTGATAACACAAAATGGAGAAGCCATTGAATTAAAAGCCCAGGGCTGGAATCACTTTAGTTAA
- the sufD gene encoding Fe-S cluster assembly protein SufD encodes MEMVKTGNAAAFVEGLKSSFGDLSASRLRSVNELSEMDFPTVRNERWKYTRLTKFQKETFQINKSISTLNLSFTKDHSLNRIVFINGFFSQENSNIQEKGFAWSEMKDETILTSEFQSSLFTKINDAFFTSGLDIEIKENIDRPIEVVFISQGEKNTSQIRNRIRVAKGKQASFRFIFESADNHVGFTNVLTKVLVEQNAQLSIQQLQNENLLNYHFNTMVVEQEGDSRFTVNTFSLDAHLIRNNLFISSNGENTESNLNGLYITNGVRHVDNQTVMDHTRPHALSNELYKGIMDEQSSAAFNGKVFVRQDAQKINAYQSNSNILLSETAQVNSKPELEIYADDVKCSHGSTTGQLDEEALFYLQARGISEKSARLLLVQAFAGDVINKIEDEEFRLKVEEQIASKFNWIK; translated from the coding sequence ATGGAAATGGTAAAAACAGGAAATGCAGCAGCGTTCGTAGAAGGATTAAAATCCTCCTTCGGCGATTTGTCAGCATCGCGCCTTCGTAGTGTAAATGAATTGTCGGAAATGGATTTCCCAACCGTTCGCAATGAACGCTGGAAATACACCCGCTTAACTAAATTCCAAAAGGAAACATTTCAGATAAACAAATCGATTTCAACTTTAAATCTATCCTTTACTAAGGATCATTCACTCAATCGAATTGTGTTTATCAATGGATTTTTCTCGCAAGAAAACTCAAACATTCAGGAAAAGGGATTCGCATGGAGTGAAATGAAAGATGAGACTATTCTGACGTCCGAATTCCAATCCTCCCTATTTACCAAAATCAACGATGCTTTTTTTACATCGGGTTTGGATATAGAAATTAAAGAAAATATTGATCGCCCCATAGAGGTTGTTTTCATTTCACAGGGTGAAAAGAACACTTCACAGATTCGAAACCGGATTCGTGTTGCTAAAGGAAAACAGGCGAGCTTTCGCTTTATTTTTGAATCGGCAGACAATCACGTTGGTTTTACGAATGTATTAACTAAGGTTTTAGTTGAACAAAATGCTCAATTAAGTATTCAGCAGTTACAGAATGAAAATCTCTTAAACTATCATTTCAACACCATGGTGGTTGAACAGGAAGGGGATAGTCGTTTTACAGTGAATACCTTTTCATTGGACGCACATTTAATTAGAAATAATTTGTTTATTTCCTCCAATGGGGAAAACACAGAAAGTAACCTTAACGGTTTATACATCACCAATGGTGTTCGTCATGTCGATAACCAGACGGTAATGGATCATACCCGTCCGCATGCTTTGTCCAACGAGTTGTATAAAGGAATTATGGATGAGCAAAGTTCAGCTGCGTTTAATGGAAAAGTGTTTGTTCGCCAGGATGCGCAAAAGATCAATGCTTATCAGTCGAATTCCAATATTTTATTGTCCGAAACAGCACAGGTTAACAGTAAACCTGAGCTTGAAATTTATGCAGATGACGTAAAATGTTCTCATGGCTCTACAACGGGTCAGTTGGATGAAGAAGCATTGTTTTATTTGCAGGCAAGAGGAATTTCTGAGAAAAGTGCCCGTCTGTTATTGGTGCAGGCATTTGCAGGCGATGTAATAAATAAAATTGAGGATGAAGAATTCAGATTAAAAGTGGAAGAGCAGATTGCTTCCAAATTTAACTGGATAAAATAG
- the sufB gene encoding Fe-S cluster assembly protein SufB: MAYEGDELLDELTNQEYKYGFVTNIDSDKAPKGLNEDIIRFISAKKQEPQWLLDWRLKAFAQWQKMTEPEWAHVHYAKVDYQDIHYYAAPKPKKELASLDEVDPELLKTFEKLGISLDEQKRLTGVAVDVVMDSVSVKTTFKEELAKHGIIFCSMSEAVKDHPELVKKYLGTVVPPSDNYFAALNSAVFTDGSFCYIPQGVRCPMELSTYFRINEANTGQFERTLLIADKNSYVSYLEGCTAPIRDENQLHAAVVELIAMEDAEIKYSTVQNWYPGDKDGKGGIYNFVTKRGICEGKNSKISWTQVETGSAVTWKYPSCILKGDNSIGEFYSVAVTNNKQQADTGTKMIHLGKNTRSTIVSKGISAGFSNNSYRGLVRIAKGAVNARNFSQCDSLLMGDKCGAHTFPYIEVNDNTAKVEHEATTSKIGEDQIFYCNQRGIDTEKAVSLIVNGYCKEVLNQLPMEFAVEAQKLLAISLEGSVG, from the coding sequence ATGGCGTACGAGGGAGATGAATTATTGGATGAGTTAACGAATCAGGAGTATAAATACGGATTCGTTACCAATATCGATTCGGATAAAGCACCTAAAGGGTTAAACGAAGATATTATTCGTTTTATCTCTGCAAAAAAACAAGAACCACAATGGTTGCTCGATTGGCGTTTAAAAGCATTCGCGCAATGGCAAAAGATGACGGAACCCGAATGGGCGCATGTGCATTATGCAAAAGTGGATTATCAGGACATTCATTATTATGCTGCTCCAAAACCTAAAAAAGAATTGGCAAGTTTGGATGAAGTGGACCCGGAGTTATTGAAGACATTCGAAAAACTGGGGATTAGTCTTGATGAGCAAAAACGATTAACAGGTGTTGCTGTGGATGTGGTGATGGATAGTGTATCCGTGAAAACTACATTTAAGGAAGAATTAGCAAAACATGGAATTATTTTTTGTTCCATGTCCGAAGCAGTAAAAGATCACCCGGAACTGGTGAAAAAATATTTGGGAACAGTTGTTCCTCCTTCGGATAATTATTTTGCTGCTCTAAATTCCGCGGTCTTTACCGATGGAAGTTTCTGTTACATTCCCCAGGGAGTTCGTTGTCCGATGGAACTCTCCACTTATTTCAGAATTAATGAAGCGAATACGGGTCAGTTCGAACGCACCTTGCTCATTGCTGATAAAAACAGTTATGTCAGCTACCTCGAAGGATGTACCGCGCCTATACGCGATGAAAATCAACTTCACGCTGCAGTGGTGGAGCTGATTGCCATGGAAGACGCAGAGATTAAATATTCAACTGTACAAAACTGGTACCCGGGAGATAAAGATGGTAAGGGCGGTATCTATAATTTCGTTACCAAGCGAGGCATTTGTGAAGGGAAAAATTCTAAAATTTCCTGGACCCAGGTTGAAACGGGATCTGCAGTAACCTGGAAATACCCTTCTTGCATTTTAAAAGGAGATAATTCTATTGGAGAATTTTATTCGGTTGCGGTTACCAATAATAAACAACAGGCAGATACCGGAACCAAAATGATACACCTTGGTAAAAACACCAGAAGTACCATCGTATCGAAAGGAATCTCTGCCGGATTTTCAAATAACAGTTATCGCGGATTAGTGCGTATTGCTAAAGGAGCGGTCAATGCCAGAAACTTTTCACAGTGTGATTCGCTTTTGATGGGAGATAAATGTGGAGCACATACTTTTCCTTACATTGAAGTGAACGATAATACCGCGAAAGTTGAACATGAAGCTACCACTTCTAAAATTGGAGAAGACCAAATCTTTTATTGCAATCAGCGAGGAATCGATACGGAAAAGGCGGTGAGTCTGATTGTGAATGGATATTGTAAGGAAGTATTGAATCAATTACCCATGGAGTTTGCAGTGGAAGCACAAAAATTATTAGCTATTTCATTAGAAGGATCAGTAGGATAA
- the sufC gene encoding Fe-S cluster assembly ATPase SufC: MITIKNLHANVEGKEILRGINLEINAGEVHAIMGPNGSGKSTLASVLAGREEYEVTEGSVIFNQKELLELSPEDRAREGLFLAFQYPVEIPGVSNVNFLKTAVNEIRAYKGQEPVSAKEFLQMVKERSALVELDSKLASRSVNEGFSGGEKKRNEIFQMAMLEPKLAILDETDSGLDIDALRIVANGVNKLKSKENATLVITHYQRLLDYIVPDFVHVLYKGKIVKTGGKELALELEEKGYDWIKAEQGETV, translated from the coding sequence ATGATTACGATTAAAAATTTACACGCGAATGTTGAAGGAAAAGAAATTCTTCGCGGAATAAATCTTGAAATAAATGCCGGAGAGGTTCATGCTATTATGGGACCTAATGGATCGGGTAAATCTACCCTTGCCTCGGTTTTGGCAGGAAGAGAAGAATATGAAGTTACCGAAGGAAGCGTCATCTTTAATCAAAAAGAATTATTAGAGTTATCACCTGAAGACCGTGCGCGTGAAGGATTGTTTCTCGCATTTCAATATCCTGTAGAAATTCCGGGCGTAAGTAACGTGAATTTTTTAAAGACCGCCGTAAATGAAATTCGGGCTTATAAAGGACAAGAACCTGTAAGTGCGAAGGAGTTTTTGCAAATGGTAAAGGAACGTTCTGCATTGGTTGAGCTGGATAGTAAACTTGCCAGCCGATCGGTGAACGAGGGATTTTCCGGTGGGGAGAAAAAAAGAAATGAGATTTTCCAAATGGCCATGCTCGAACCTAAACTGGCAATTTTGGATGAAACAGATTCCGGTTTAGATATCGATGCGTTGCGTATTGTTGCTAACGGGGTAAATAAACTTAAATCGAAAGAGAACGCCACTTTGGTTATTACCCACTATCAGCGTTTGCTGGATTATATTGTTCCCGATTTTGTTCATGTATTGTACAAAGGTAAAATTGTAAAAACCGGAGGAAAAGAGTTAGCGTTGGAGTTAGAGGAAAAGGGTTACGACTGGATTAAGGCAGAGCAGGGTGAAACAGTTTAA
- a CDS encoding SufE family protein, with amino-acid sequence MSVRAKEKEIVEEFSMFDDWDSKYEYIIDLGKELPLIDPAFKNDDYRIKGCQSQVWLHAEIKDGKLFFTADSDAIITKGIIALLVRVFNEEAPDEIVNTDLQFINEIGLNQHLSPTRSNGLLSMIRQMKLYALASQAKKD; translated from the coding sequence ATGAGTGTAAGAGCGAAAGAAAAAGAAATAGTTGAGGAATTCTCCATGTTCGATGATTGGGATTCTAAATACGAGTACATTATTGATCTGGGAAAGGAATTGCCATTGATTGATCCTGCTTTCAAAAATGATGATTACCGGATTAAAGGTTGTCAAAGTCAGGTTTGGCTGCATGCAGAAATCAAAGATGGAAAGTTGTTTTTTACAGCAGATAGCGATGCCATTATTACAAAAGGAATCATTGCATTGTTGGTGAGGGTATTTAATGAAGAGGCACCCGATGAAATTGTAAATACAGATTTACAGTTTATCAATGAAATCGGATTAAATCAGCATTTGTCGCCCACCAGGAGTAATGGACTATTAAGCATGATTCGCCAAATGAAACTTTATGCACTTGCCTCGCAAGCGAAAAAAGATTGA
- a CDS encoding DUF2480 family protein, which yields MEEIRNKVAESGIVSLDLAEFLHGKEREVIDIAPLLWQGLAIKEKDFRNWMAETDWTKYAGKYVSVYCSAEALIPTWVWLLLSSSLSAHAEKVFFGTENDLIESIILQSITEIGDEHYLNARVVVKGCSEYSLSPAVYIALTAKLVPQVKSLMFGEPCSTVPVFKKK from the coding sequence TTGGAAGAAATCAGAAATAAAGTAGCTGAAAGCGGAATTGTATCGCTGGACCTTGCTGAATTCCTTCATGGAAAGGAAAGGGAAGTGATTGATATTGCTCCCTTATTGTGGCAGGGATTAGCGATTAAAGAAAAAGATTTTCGGAATTGGATGGCTGAAACCGACTGGACGAAATATGCAGGCAAATATGTTTCAGTCTATTGTTCAGCGGAAGCTTTAATACCTACCTGGGTTTGGTTATTATTATCTTCATCACTCAGTGCACATGCCGAAAAAGTTTTTTTTGGAACCGAAAATGATTTAATTGAATCAATCATTCTTCAATCGATTACTGAAATTGGTGATGAACACTATTTAAATGCACGTGTAGTTGTAAAAGGATGCAGCGAGTATAGCTTGAGTCCGGCAGTTTATATTGCATTAACTGCCAAACTTGTTCCTCAGGTAAAAAGTTTGATGTTTGGCGAACCTTGCAGTACAGTTCCTGTATTCAAGAAGAAATAA